From the Xiphophorus maculatus strain JP 163 A chromosome 20, X_maculatus-5.0-male, whole genome shotgun sequence genome, one window contains:
- the LOC102220159 gene encoding uncharacterized protein C6orf106 homolog, producing the protein MEGTDMDVDAELMQKFSCMGTTDKDVLISEFQRLLGFQLNPAGCAFFLDMTNWNLQAAIGAYYDFESPSVNTPSMSFVEDVTIGEGESVPPDTLFTKTWRIQNTGGESWPPGVCLKYIGGDQFGHVNSVMVKSLDPQEISDVSVQMRSPTNPGMYQGQWRMCTAAGLFYGDVIWVILSVEVGGLLGVTQQLSSFETEFNTQPQRNVQGDFNPFASPQKNKHDATDSSFRDPGGAWERTQEPIQQDQNGLSHNAVNRASNGLQTNLSVVTYGQGIHGPYPFGKS; encoded by the exons ATGGAGGGCACAGACATGGACGTGGATGCAGAGCTGATGCAGAAGTTCAGCTGCATGGGCACCACGGACAAGGACGTCCTCATCTCGGAGTTCCAGAGGCTGCTGGGCTTCCAGCTCAACCCGGCCGGCTGCGCCTTCTTCCTGGACATGACCAACTG GAACCTTCAGGCTGCTATTGGTGCATATTATGACTTCGAAAGCCCCAGTGTCAACACACCATCCATGTCCTTTGTTGAAGATGTGACAATTGGCGAAGGAGAGTCTGTTCCTCCGGACACACTGTTCACAAAGACCTGGAGAATACAAAACACAG GCGGAGAGTCATGGCCGCCAGGTGTTTGTCTCAAATACATTGGAGGGGATCAGTTTGGGCATGTAAACTCCGTTATGGTGAAGTCTCTAGACCCCCAGGAAATTTCAGATGTGAGTGTACAGATGAGAAGTCCTACAAACCCAGGCATGTACCAGGGCCAGTGGAGGATGTGCACAGCAGCCGGGTTGTTCTACGGAG ATGTGATCTGGGTGATTCTTAGCGTAGAAGTCGGCGGTCTACTTGGCGTCACTCAGCAGCTTTCTTCCTTTGAGACGGAATTCAACACGCAACCGCAGCGCAACGTGCAGGGGGATTTCAACCCGTTCGCCTCGCCGCAGAAGAACAAGCATGATGCCACTGACAGCAGCTTCAGAGACCCCGGAGGAGCCTGGGAGCGCACACAAGAGCCAATCCAGCAAGATCAGAACGGACTGTCTCATAATGCTGTAAATAGGGCGTCAAACGGTCTCCAAACAAATCTTTCCGTGGTGACTTATGGCCAG GGTATTCATGGTCCCTATCCGTTTGGAAAGAGCTAG
- the snrpc gene encoding U1 small nuclear ribonucleoprotein C has protein sequence MPKFYCDYCDTYLTHDSPSVRKTHCSGRKHKENVKDYYQKWMEEQAQSLIDKTTAAFQQGKIPPTPFPGGPPPGPPRPGMLPTPPMGGPPMMPMMGPPPHGMMPGGPGGMRPPMGGPMQMMPGPPHMMRHPRPMMMPVRPGMVRPDR, from the exons ATGCCGAA GTTTTATTGTGACTATTGTGATACATACCTCACACATGATTCG CCTTCAGTGAGGAAGACTCACTGCAGTGGccgaaaacacaaagaaaatgtgaaagattATTACCAGAAATGGATGGAGGAGCAGGCGCAGAGCTTGATTGATAAAACAA CGGCTGCTTTTCAGCAGGGAAAGATTCCCCCCACACCGTTTCCTGGTGGTCCTCCTCCAG GACCTCCACGGCCAGGCATGCTACCAACACCTCCAATGGGAGGCCCTCCGATGATGCCTATGATGGGACCTCCGCCTCATGGGATGATGCCCGGTGGGCCTG GAGGCATGAGGCCACCAATGGGAGGACCCATGCAGATGATGCCAGGACCTCCACACATGATGCGCCACCCTCGTCCCATGATGATGCCCGTCAGGCCAGGCATGGTGCGACCAGACAGATAA